Proteins encoded within one genomic window of Phototrophicus methaneseepsis:
- a CDS encoding response regulator — protein sequence MKRVLVVEDNEDNLTLMLDVLGSLELDVITATDGDQGVALAQQERPDLILMDLSLPRMDGWTATRIIKADETLRDIPVIALTAHAMVGDKERALQAGCDDYLPKPLNLKELAQKLSQYIG from the coding sequence ATGAAGCGCGTTCTTGTAGTAGAAGATAATGAAGATAACCTGACTTTGATGCTGGATGTGTTGGGGTCGTTGGAGTTAGACGTCATTACAGCCACCGATGGTGACCAGGGTGTGGCGCTTGCCCAGCAAGAACGCCCCGACCTCATCTTAATGGATTTGTCGCTGCCACGAATGGATGGTTGGACAGCGACACGCATTATCAAAGCAGACGAAACTTTGCGTGATATTCCCGTTATTGCCCTTACCGCTCATGCGATGGTAGGCGATAAAGAACGGGCTCTGCAAGCAGGGTGTGATGATTATTTGCCCAAACCGTTGAACCTCAAAGAACTCGCTCAAAAGCTCAGCCAATACATCGGATA
- a CDS encoding YgiT-type zinc finger protein, with amino-acid sequence MTSPTQHKKQDWCPNCQIGQRRVRPVTLVAKVQGQLFQLPDVSLYSCDICGYEEITAEAGELIDYLSSIDGSVSSESTSGNEITQISPRSTFRRKDASAK; translated from the coding sequence ATGACAAGTCCCACACAACATAAAAAGCAGGATTGGTGCCCAAATTGCCAGATCGGCCAGCGTCGGGTTCGCCCGGTGACACTGGTCGCCAAGGTACAGGGACAGCTCTTTCAGTTGCCGGATGTCTCACTGTATAGTTGTGACATCTGTGGATATGAAGAGATCACCGCAGAAGCGGGCGAGTTGATCGACTACTTGAGTTCGATAGACGGTTCTGTAAGTAGCGAATCAACTAGCGGGAATGAAATTACCCAGATCTCTCCCAGGTCAACGTTCCGACGGAAAGACGCCTCTGCCAAGTAA
- the lepB gene encoding signal peptidase I has protein sequence MAVMPEKEQNPSLSRNPLGYGPVETEYLPVPRLKPRLRTSGLLAEILRTVIFVVVVTVLFDMAIPRSLVEGRSMEPSFQNGDRLIVSRLNYLFDTPTYSDVIVFNSMRPSEVGIMLIKRVIGLPGDTVEIRDQQVYVNGQQLKESYTYEECGTFSCSDRTVTLGPDEYFVMGDNRNHSTDSRSFGPVTIDHIVGRVLFRYWPISEFGVIQHEDAFHSTQPVEVDES, from the coding sequence ATGGCTGTGATGCCAGAAAAAGAGCAAAATCCGTCGCTAAGCCGTAATCCTCTGGGTTATGGTCCTGTCGAAACGGAATATCTGCCTGTGCCAAGGCTCAAGCCGCGCTTGCGTACGAGCGGCCTCTTAGCGGAAATTTTACGAACGGTTATTTTCGTCGTTGTGGTGACGGTCTTGTTTGATATGGCGATTCCACGTTCATTGGTAGAAGGGCGTAGTATGGAGCCTTCCTTTCAAAATGGGGATCGTCTCATCGTAAGTCGATTAAATTATCTCTTTGATACGCCAACTTATAGTGATGTCATTGTTTTTAATTCTATGCGCCCCAGCGAAGTTGGCATTATGCTCATTAAACGGGTGATCGGATTACCCGGTGATACGGTGGAAATTCGGGATCAGCAAGTGTACGTCAACGGTCAACAGCTTAAAGAGTCGTATACTTATGAAGAATGCGGGACTTTCAGCTGCTCAGATCGCACCGTTACGCTAGGGCCAGATGAATACTTTGTTATGGGCGATAATCGCAACCATAGTACAGATTCAAGAAGTTTTGGCCCGGTAACGATTGACCATATTGTTGGGCGTGTTCTATTTCGTTACTGGCCCATATCGGAATTCGGTGTGATCCAACACGAAGATGCTTTTCATAGTACGCAGCCTGTCGAGGTAGATGAGTCATGA
- the lepB gene encoding signal peptidase I — protein MNDADQQKAANDPENTNRVQRDAPSDADASYGTTDAEDATEQSVTPPVQEAVSARNDVIARDNEALADGEGPVTVIPVPAKPGPSPEASQEASQPSEPRRKPRLHVRGFLGETLRTVIFVIVVTVLFDLAIPRSLVEGRSMVPTFHDGDRLIVSRVHYLFDKPDHNDFIVFNSMSPNEPNTMIIKRVIGVPGDTIELRDQRVYLNGQEIEEDYINEACATYNCPDERVELGEDEYFVMGDNRNHSYDSRDYGAVTLDHIIGRVILRYWPLDALGLLE, from the coding sequence ATGAATGACGCTGATCAACAAAAAGCAGCGAATGACCCTGAAAATACAAATCGTGTACAGCGTGATGCACCGTCTGATGCGGATGCCTCTTATGGCACAACAGATGCAGAAGATGCTACAGAGCAATCTGTGACGCCGCCTGTGCAAGAGGCGGTATCGGCGCGTAATGACGTGATTGCTCGTGATAATGAAGCCCTGGCTGATGGTGAAGGGCCTGTCACGGTGATCCCTGTGCCAGCTAAACCAGGACCATCGCCAGAAGCGAGTCAGGAAGCCAGCCAGCCGTCAGAGCCACGACGTAAGCCACGCTTACATGTGCGCGGGTTCCTGGGCGAAACATTGCGCACTGTGATCTTCGTTATTGTGGTGACGGTCTTGTTTGATCTGGCTATCCCGCGTTCTCTGGTCGAGGGGCGCAGTATGGTCCCAACTTTCCATGATGGTGATCGGCTCATTGTGAGCCGCGTCCACTATTTATTTGACAAACCAGATCACAATGATTTCATTGTCTTCAATTCGATGAGCCCCAATGAGCCAAATACGATGATTATCAAGCGCGTTATTGGTGTGCCAGGGGATACGATTGAGTTGCGTGATCAACGTGTCTACCTCAATGGGCAGGAAATTGAGGAAGATTATATCAATGAAGCCTGCGCCACCTATAACTGCCCGGATGAACGTGTTGAGCTTGGCGAAGATGAATATTTCGTCATGGGGGATAACCGTAACCACAGCTATGATTCTAGAGACTATGGTGCTGTGACGCTGGATCATATCATTGGCCGAGTCATTTTGCGTTATTGGCCGTTGGATGCTCTGGGGCTGTTAGAGTAA
- the lepB gene encoding signal peptidase I: MVDYAPLPRPKLRAPAFLRELLDRVILILAIYALINMASVRYVVDGASMEPNFHNSEFLIVSRVNYLLGEPQLGDIVVFHFPDNTNEDYIKRVIGVPGDTVEIRDTQVYVNGQELYEPYINEPCSVGNCPDSIWQLAPDEFFMMGDNRNRSSDSRIFGPVNRQFIIGEVVFRYWPLEDLGLMHRYAYSD, translated from the coding sequence ATGGTTGATTACGCTCCTTTGCCGCGTCCTAAATTGCGCGCGCCGGCTTTCCTGCGAGAACTGCTCGACCGTGTGATTCTCATATTGGCGATATATGCGCTCATCAATATGGCGAGTGTGCGCTATGTGGTTGATGGCGCCAGTATGGAACCGAACTTCCACAATAGTGAGTTTTTGATCGTCAGCCGCGTCAATTATTTATTAGGCGAGCCGCAACTGGGCGATATTGTTGTCTTTCACTTCCCGGATAACACTAACGAAGACTATATCAAGCGTGTGATCGGTGTCCCTGGCGATACGGTCGAAATACGCGATACGCAGGTCTACGTTAATGGGCAGGAACTGTATGAGCCTTATATCAATGAGCCCTGCTCAGTGGGGAACTGCCCGGATAGCATCTGGCAATTGGCGCCGGATGAATTTTTTATGATGGGGGATAATCGCAATCGAAGCAGTGATTCCAGAATATTTGGTCCTGTGAACCGCCAATTCATCATTGGTGAAGTGGTATTCCGCTATTGGCCTCTGGAAGATCTGGGTTTGATGCATCGCTATGCTTACTCCGATTAA
- a CDS encoding adenylate/guanylate cyclase domain-containing protein, translating to MQVMQQEEIAVQEKILVVDDGQDMLDFVVEHVLQPAGYHYVLAHDGREGLKMAVQHQPDLILLDFHMPRMNGAQLLEQLNRNNIDIPVILMTSKGSEDIAIEVYRLGVKDYVRKPFYPEEMLEAIEYALAETRLRKEKEALTRRILRANQELQHRVQQLHTLYEVGKNVTSIIDMKDLLPRIVEAATRISHAEEGQLSLLIDGRLCCRAEVNQTMHHARSCDKVVNDSIARHVIQTQSALLLGPEQLRKQEAQPIAMAYAPLIMKGNVMGVLSVANYTASSREFNPGDRELLEALSDYAAVAIQNSRHYHELEASKQQVQATFERFVPPSVVQQALARPEGVELGGHRQEISVLFADIRGYTAWSENAAPEQVMETLNHYLNLAAGVVIGWNGTLDKFMGDGLMAIFNAPNAMENHVHYATEAALAMMHAAHEVNAQHGYKLSYSIGVNVGEAVVGYIGNKDAMNYTAIGDTVNLAKRLQEYAKPGQILIDESVAKRLGKLIKAKPLAKMRVKGRQQPTIAYELIDLRPMR from the coding sequence ATGCAGGTCATGCAGCAGGAAGAAATTGCCGTTCAAGAAAAGATCTTGGTAGTCGATGATGGTCAAGATATGCTTGACTTCGTCGTCGAACATGTCCTCCAACCTGCAGGTTACCATTATGTCCTGGCACACGATGGCCGTGAGGGGCTGAAGATGGCTGTCCAGCATCAGCCAGATCTCATTTTGCTGGATTTCCATATGCCACGCATGAATGGCGCTCAACTATTAGAACAGTTGAACCGTAACAACATTGATATTCCGGTTATTCTGATGACGTCCAAAGGCTCAGAAGACATCGCGATTGAAGTCTACCGCTTGGGCGTCAAAGATTATGTGCGTAAGCCCTTCTACCCGGAAGAAATGCTTGAAGCTATTGAATATGCCCTGGCAGAAACACGCCTGCGTAAAGAAAAAGAAGCCCTGACGCGGCGTATCTTGCGGGCAAACCAGGAGTTACAACACCGTGTACAGCAGCTACACACCCTTTATGAAGTCGGTAAAAATGTGACTTCCATTATCGACATGAAGGACTTGCTGCCGCGCATCGTAGAAGCCGCCACGCGCATCTCTCATGCAGAAGAAGGCCAGCTCTCTTTGCTGATTGATGGACGCCTTTGCTGTCGTGCAGAAGTCAACCAGACGATGCACCACGCCCGTTCCTGCGACAAAGTCGTCAACGATAGCATCGCCCGCCACGTCATCCAAACACAATCCGCCCTACTTCTAGGCCCGGAGCAACTGCGTAAACAGGAAGCACAGCCGATTGCGATGGCCTATGCGCCCCTCATCATGAAGGGCAACGTCATGGGCGTCCTGAGCGTCGCCAATTACACGGCCAGCTCGCGCGAGTTCAATCCCGGTGACCGTGAACTACTGGAAGCTCTGAGCGACTATGCTGCTGTCGCTATCCAGAACAGCAGGCACTATCACGAACTGGAAGCCAGCAAACAGCAAGTCCAGGCGACATTTGAGCGTTTTGTGCCGCCCTCAGTCGTACAACAAGCCCTCGCCCGGCCAGAAGGCGTCGAATTAGGCGGCCATCGGCAAGAAATCAGCGTGCTATTTGCCGATATTCGTGGCTATACCGCCTGGAGCGAAAACGCTGCCCCAGAACAGGTCATGGAGACGTTAAATCACTATCTCAACCTGGCGGCAGGGGTCGTCATTGGCTGGAACGGGACGCTCGACAAATTCATGGGGGATGGGCTCATGGCGATATTCAACGCCCCCAACGCCATGGAAAACCATGTCCACTATGCGACAGAAGCGGCCCTGGCGATGATGCATGCCGCCCATGAAGTCAATGCACAGCACGGCTATAAACTTTCTTATAGTATTGGCGTAAATGTGGGCGAAGCTGTCGTGGGCTACATCGGCAATAAAGATGCGATGAACTACACAGCTATTGGGGATACCGTCAACCTGGCAAAGCGCCTGCAAGAATATGCCAAACCCGGCCAGATTCTCATTGATGAATCCGTCGCCAAGCGCCTTGGCAAGCTTATCAAAGCCAAGCCACTTGCTAAAATGCGCGTCAAAGGTCGTCAGCAGCCCACAATCGCTTATGAACTCATCGACCTGAGGCCAATGCGCTAG
- the der gene encoding ribosome biogenesis GTPase Der → MARKPIVALVGRPNVGKSSLFNRLVGERMAVIHDIPGTTRDRLQGQSFWNGITFHVIDTGGIEVYQAKGTRDENPLAEGSIDFVPQIESQALAAVQEADIIIMVVDILSGMTAADETIAEILRRTDKPVIVAANKADDKKYENDAYEFYALGLGQVIPISSIHGAGVGDMLDVVTEELRRISDDWVHEGEVENDHLHIAIVGRPNAGKSTLLNKLIGEERAIVSPIAGTTRDAIDTTIRWHGEDVTIIDTAGMRRRGRIEPGVEKFSVVRAFQAIERAQVAILVLDGEMGVTEQDEHIAGYVIEEYKSLVIVVNKWDAVEKDAHTMNDYMNSIRERLHFVPYAPVIFISALNGQRIHQVLEVAHRVYENRFIRISTSELNQLVRDALERHAPPNRGVRRLKIFYATQVRTDPPLFLFHINDKRLLHFTYERYLENRIRESFSFEGTPIRLSFRERKNNEE, encoded by the coding sequence ATGGCAAGAAAACCCATCGTGGCGCTTGTTGGGCGCCCGAATGTTGGCAAGAGTTCGCTATTTAACCGGTTGGTGGGTGAGCGCATGGCCGTCATCCACGATATTCCTGGTACGACGCGCGACCGCCTGCAAGGGCAGTCGTTCTGGAATGGCATCACGTTCCACGTCATTGATACGGGCGGTATTGAAGTGTATCAGGCGAAGGGGACGCGTGATGAAAATCCCCTGGCGGAAGGCAGCATCGACTTTGTCCCGCAGATAGAATCCCAGGCTCTGGCTGCTGTGCAAGAGGCTGATATTATCATCATGGTCGTGGATATCCTCTCCGGTATGACGGCTGCGGATGAGACCATTGCGGAGATTTTGCGCCGTACAGATAAGCCCGTTATTGTCGCAGCCAATAAAGCTGATGACAAAAAGTATGAAAACGATGCTTACGAGTTCTATGCATTGGGGCTTGGTCAGGTCATCCCGATTAGTTCAATTCATGGTGCGGGCGTGGGGGATATGCTCGATGTCGTGACGGAGGAGCTGCGCCGTATCTCTGATGATTGGGTGCATGAAGGCGAGGTTGAAAATGATCACCTGCATATCGCCATTGTCGGCCGCCCGAACGCAGGTAAGAGCACGTTACTGAATAAGCTCATTGGTGAAGAACGCGCGATTGTCAGCCCGATTGCGGGTACCACGCGCGACGCCATTGATACGACGATTCGCTGGCATGGTGAAGATGTCACCATTATTGATACAGCTGGGATGCGTCGCCGTGGCCGCATTGAACCCGGTGTTGAAAAGTTCAGCGTGGTGCGGGCTTTCCAGGCGATAGAACGCGCGCAGGTGGCTATCCTGGTATTGGATGGTGAAATGGGCGTGACAGAGCAGGACGAGCACATCGCGGGTTATGTGATCGAAGAATACAAGAGCCTCGTGATTGTGGTCAACAAGTGGGATGCCGTCGAAAAAGACGCACATACCATGAACGATTACATGAACTCCATCCGCGAGCGGCTGCACTTCGTCCCTTATGCCCCTGTGATTTTCATCAGCGCCCTGAACGGCCAGCGTATTCACCAAGTGCTGGAAGTGGCCCATCGCGTCTATGAAAATCGCTTTATCCGCATCTCGACATCTGAGTTAAACCAGCTTGTGCGCGATGCACTTGAAAGACATGCGCCGCCGAACCGGGGTGTGCGCCGTCTAAAGATTTTCTATGCGACGCAGGTCCGCACAGATCCGCCGTTATTCCTGTTCCACATCAACGATAAGCGCTTGCTGCACTTTACGTATGAGCGCTACCTTGAAAACCGCATACGAGAATCGTTTTCCTTCGAGGGAACGCCTATTCGTCTGAGCTTTAGAGAGCGCAAGAATAACGAAGAGTAG
- a CDS encoding CdaR family protein → MKNWQRKFTENVTWFAGALVLAFFVWYVATLQADPFVTRTFTAIPVIIDRADGLVITNTPSTDASIIITAQESVMNRLRREDIVIRADLMDLGPGVYTVPLRADVNRAVSVDDTRPTQITVELELVESGQKPVIIETTDPPVDITAEDPEISPLDVTVSGASSDVRSVVDVYGEVDLSEARSPIETLVTLIPRDENGRRVDGVTLDPATATVDVNLYRRDDVERLTVQPSLQLETSEEGYTLTTLRSEPTEIFVRGTSTALEALGDTVFTDAISLAGRTGNFEIEVPLNLRNDVIVLPSNDRTVTVYVGIEAQMGVLQLDGIPVDFLGLGQGLSSESSTDTISVVINGPRILLDSLTNEDVHAVVDLSGLQPGPHDVRPAVNLTRGQADVESIIPLPETLDIVITADATPADEVDIDAEATASPTPTEDG, encoded by the coding sequence ATGAAAAATTGGCAGCGCAAGTTTACAGAGAACGTGACCTGGTTTGCAGGCGCGCTGGTATTGGCGTTTTTCGTCTGGTATGTGGCGACGTTACAGGCTGATCCTTTCGTCACACGTACCTTTACGGCGATTCCGGTCATCATCGACAGAGCAGATGGCCTTGTGATTACGAATACACCCTCTACGGATGCCAGTATCATCATCACCGCGCAGGAATCCGTGATGAATCGGCTGCGTCGTGAGGATATTGTCATTCGGGCTGATTTGATGGACCTGGGACCTGGGGTTTATACCGTTCCCTTACGCGCAGATGTCAACCGGGCCGTTAGCGTGGATGATACGCGGCCAACGCAGATTACTGTTGAGTTGGAATTGGTGGAATCCGGCCAGAAGCCCGTTATCATCGAAACAACAGATCCACCAGTCGATATTACCGCTGAGGACCCGGAAATTAGCCCGCTTGATGTCACCGTTAGCGGCGCCAGCAGTGATGTTCGCAGCGTGGTCGATGTTTATGGCGAAGTGGATTTGAGCGAAGCTCGTTCGCCGATAGAAACGCTTGTGACACTCATCCCGCGTGATGAAAATGGCCGTCGTGTTGATGGTGTGACGTTGGACCCGGCTACAGCCACTGTCGATGTGAATTTGTATCGCCGTGATGATGTGGAACGGCTGACAGTCCAGCCCAGTTTACAGCTCGAAACAAGCGAAGAAGGCTACACTCTGACGACGCTACGCAGCGAACCGACGGAAATCTTCGTCCGTGGGACGAGCACCGCCCTGGAAGCATTGGGCGACACCGTCTTTACGGATGCTATCAGCCTGGCAGGTCGTACGGGTAACTTCGAGATCGAAGTGCCGCTGAACTTACGCAATGATGTGATTGTGCTGCCATCGAATGATCGTACAGTGACGGTCTACGTTGGCATTGAGGCGCAAATGGGCGTCTTGCAACTGGATGGCATCCCGGTTGATTTCCTTGGCCTGGGGCAGGGCCTCTCGTCTGAGTCGTCGACGGATACAATTTCGGTCGTCATCAATGGGCCGCGTATCCTGCTGGATAGCCTGACTAATGAGGATGTTCATGCGGTGGTGGATCTCAGCGGCTTGCAGCCGGGGCCGCACGATGTGCGCCCAGCTGTTAACCTGACGCGAGGGCAAGCCGACGTAGAGAGTATTATCCCGCTGCCAGAAACGCTCGATATTGTCATCACTGCGGACGCGACGCCCGCCGATGAGGTAGACATCGACGCCGAAGCAACAGCCAGCCCAACCCCCACAGAGGACGGTTAG
- the cdaA gene encoding diadenylate cyclase CdaA, with translation MDQLIAIINTLTPTDLLDIFFVTLLFYGASFLFRGTQAVVLLRGVMTVVIVLILVAGIFQLQALTWLLTNGLAVFAVAIPVIFQPELRRGLEQLGRGSRLLRRSSPVSGRDEIIAEIVRASEKLSERRHGALIVLQKNTQLDDYIRTGTQIDSKVKADLLLTIFWPKTELHDGAVIVGYDGRIASAAAVLPLTASRNLPHPKMGMRHRAALGMSESSDAVCVVVSEETGRIAIMNNGRMIPRLDPERLRTVLGALYGSNEPQRTTLRGWLAERWASLSQQLQESRT, from the coding sequence TTGGATCAATTAATCGCCATTATCAACACACTCACCCCAACTGATCTGCTTGACATTTTCTTTGTTACGCTGCTGTTTTACGGTGCTAGCTTCCTGTTCAGAGGGACGCAGGCGGTCGTACTACTGCGCGGTGTCATGACAGTGGTCATCGTCTTGATTCTTGTTGCAGGCATCTTCCAGCTACAAGCTTTAACATGGTTGTTGACCAACGGCCTGGCTGTCTTTGCTGTTGCCATTCCGGTGATCTTCCAGCCGGAGTTGCGTCGTGGCCTGGAACAATTAGGGCGGGGCAGCCGGTTATTACGACGATCATCGCCGGTAAGTGGGCGAGATGAAATTATCGCGGAGATCGTCCGCGCTTCCGAAAAGCTTTCTGAACGGCGGCATGGCGCGCTCATCGTCCTGCAAAAGAACACTCAATTAGATGATTACATCCGCACAGGGACCCAGATTGATAGTAAGGTTAAAGCGGATTTGCTGCTGACGATCTTCTGGCCTAAGACGGAGCTGCACGATGGTGCTGTGATTGTTGGCTATGATGGTCGTATTGCTTCTGCGGCGGCTGTGCTGCCCCTGACGGCCAGTCGTAATCTGCCCCATCCTAAGATGGGGATGCGGCATCGTGCGGCATTAGGTATGTCGGAATCTAGCGATGCAGTTTGTGTCGTTGTCTCAGAAGAGACGGGCCGCATCGCCATTATGAATAATGGTCGTATGATCCCCCGCCTGGACCCTGAACGTTTGCGGACGGTGCTGGGTGCGCTCTATGGGAGCAACGAGCCACAGCGCACCACGTTGCGCGGCTGGTTAGCAGAACGTTGGGCATCCCTTTCCCAGCAGCTACAGGAAAGCCGTACCTAG
- a CDS encoding tetratricopeptide repeat protein: protein MADNPTPDNPTTDDSLAEGAMMDDETFAESMDDLFGDYDDDSSEEEASPSDDRFMYYMDEGNNAAWDQNWPMAIDAFTHAVQEQPDNPDGHINLGLALLSNGQLPQALKVYKRAHQLAPDDPLPLERSADVLERMGQLREAAQQYVKVSEVYLGLRDLDKAIANWERATQLTPGLVSVHARLAQAYERIGDKKRAMREYLTLAFNFQRLSDTDKAIRAVERALRLDRNNSQALNTLRALRSGSEVILPDEITQRQAPQIINDTGNLSDLTLDFEDEEDISHANPLGPLGEALDEALKMLADYVVESGLSGFVGPALQAMERQRQGENPQAIEAYEEALSEGLDHPALQMNLGGLYTLMDDAKNALHHLGEAVATSRLKAGALHGMGKAHYSLGNHQQAARYLIESLRTVDTALAVGTAEVKDLTNVYDSLNNTLKGRSTEALSIVNERLLSLLTGTDWKQRVVDTRRHLDETLRDEGTEGMVDILVAKGGHRLAEAVSTIDRYIRQGLYTLAIDEAQATIEKSPFYLPVHVRMAEVMMKEGRIRQAINKYNTVARAYLVREEHDRAASILGMVLEMAPLDVDVRMNLIELLESQGRSNEALDQYIALAETYQQLGDFDRANQTYVASERLARRIEAPVERLVQIKQYIADISQMRLNTRQAQRVYEEILEIQPQNEKALRSIIDIYYAQGNNVEAVKRLDILLSVYARQRKIKEITTLLEGLVRSNGQDTALRARLASIYRRVGQNQKAIEQLDALGELQLDAGLTRDAAKTIRQIIGLKPDRIEDYKRLLSQLNG from the coding sequence ATGGCAGATAACCCCACACCAGATAACCCGACAACAGATGACTCGTTGGCTGAGGGCGCAATGATGGATGATGAGACCTTTGCGGAATCAATGGATGATCTGTTTGGGGATTATGACGATGATTCGTCTGAGGAAGAAGCCTCTCCGTCGGATGATCGCTTCATGTATTACATGGATGAGGGTAATAACGCCGCCTGGGACCAGAATTGGCCGATGGCGATTGATGCGTTTACCCATGCTGTTCAGGAGCAGCCAGATAACCCGGATGGGCACATCAACCTGGGGCTGGCTTTACTGAGTAATGGGCAGCTACCTCAGGCGCTAAAGGTCTACAAACGCGCGCATCAGCTTGCGCCGGATGACCCGCTCCCTCTGGAACGTAGTGCGGATGTGCTTGAACGTATGGGGCAGCTCCGAGAGGCTGCTCAGCAGTACGTCAAGGTCTCTGAAGTCTACTTAGGACTGCGCGACCTCGATAAAGCCATTGCGAATTGGGAACGTGCGACGCAGTTGACGCCTGGCCTCGTAAGTGTGCATGCACGCCTTGCACAAGCTTATGAGCGCATTGGCGATAAAAAGCGTGCGATGCGCGAGTATCTGACGTTAGCTTTTAACTTTCAACGCCTCAGCGATACAGATAAGGCGATTCGTGCAGTTGAACGCGCCTTGCGGCTGGATCGCAACAATTCACAGGCGCTGAATACATTGCGTGCATTGCGTTCTGGCAGTGAAGTCATTTTACCAGACGAGATTACCCAGCGGCAGGCACCACAGATCATCAATGACACAGGCAATCTCTCCGATCTCACGCTCGACTTCGAAGATGAGGAAGATATTTCGCACGCCAATCCGTTAGGCCCTCTTGGCGAGGCACTTGACGAGGCGCTGAAAATGCTGGCCGATTATGTCGTCGAGAGCGGGCTTTCCGGCTTTGTAGGGCCGGCATTGCAAGCGATGGAACGCCAGCGCCAGGGTGAGAACCCACAGGCCATTGAGGCCTATGAAGAAGCTTTATCTGAAGGGTTGGACCATCCAGCACTCCAGATGAATCTTGGTGGCCTATATACGTTGATGGATGATGCTAAGAATGCCCTCCATCACCTGGGTGAAGCCGTCGCGACGTCTAGGCTGAAGGCAGGTGCGCTGCATGGTATGGGCAAGGCGCATTACTCCCTGGGGAACCATCAGCAGGCGGCACGTTACCTGATTGAAAGCTTGCGCACAGTTGACACGGCCTTGGCGGTCGGTACGGCTGAGGTTAAAGACCTGACCAACGTCTATGATAGCTTGAATAACACGCTTAAGGGACGTTCTACAGAGGCGCTCTCCATCGTCAATGAACGACTGTTGAGCTTGCTCACGGGCACGGATTGGAAGCAGCGTGTTGTCGATACACGGCGGCACCTGGATGAGACCCTGCGTGATGAAGGCACAGAAGGCATGGTCGATATTCTGGTTGCTAAGGGCGGGCATCGCCTTGCTGAAGCTGTCTCGACAATTGACCGTTATATCCGGCAGGGCTTGTATACCCTGGCAATTGACGAAGCCCAGGCGACCATTGAAAAATCGCCTTTCTACTTGCCTGTGCATGTGCGCATGGCAGAAGTCATGATGAAAGAAGGCCGCATTCGGCAGGCCATCAATAAGTACAACACGGTTGCTCGTGCTTATCTCGTCCGAGAAGAGCATGATCGTGCAGCATCAATCCTGGGCATGGTCCTGGAAATGGCCCCGCTCGATGTGGATGTGCGTATGAACCTCATTGAGCTGCTGGAAAGCCAGGGCCGCTCGAACGAAGCACTCGACCAGTACATTGCACTGGCAGAGACGTACCAGCAATTGGGTGACTTTGACCGGGCGAACCAGACTTATGTCGCCAGTGAACGCCTTGCGCGGCGCATTGAAGCTCCGGTTGAGCGCTTGGTCCAGATCAAGCAATATATCGCTGACATCAGCCAGATGCGCCTGAACACACGTCAGGCTCAGCGCGTCTATGAAGAAATCCTGGAAATCCAGCCACAGAATGAAAAGGCCCTGCGCTCGATCATCGATATTTACTACGCACAAGGTAACAATGTGGAAGCTGTAAAGCGGCTGGATATCCTCCTGAGCGTGTATGCACGCCAGCGTAAGATCAAAGAAATCACTACCCTGCTGGAAGGGCTAGTGCGCAGCAATGGGCAGGATACAGCTTTGCGTGCGCGTCTGGCGTCTATCTACCGCAGAGTGGGCCAAAACCAGAAAGCTATTGAACAGCTTGATGCCCTGGGTGAGCTACAGCTTGATGCTGGGCTGACGCGCGACGCTGCCAAGACGATCCGGCAGATTATTGGCCTCAAGCCAGATCGTATTGAGGACTATAAGCGCCTTTTATCCCAGCTCAACGGTTAG